The following are from one region of the Amycolatopsis sp. QT-25 genome:
- a CDS encoding CRTAC1 family protein codes for MTATLGWLRKQLAGIVALVLMAGLFVVAQLPTVSTAEADTMASKYAFEPLTIALPEAAKSQSIRTVNKDYEHIRAWISSVGAAIAVNDLDGDKLANDLCFVDPRSDQLVITPTPGKGGDRYAPFALDAAPLPMGKYIAPMGCVPADYNEDGRVDLLAYYWGRTPILFLSKPGATKLEPKAYEPVELVPGNNSKNGEYSGPLWNTNAASVGDFDGDGHQDIFIGNYFPDSAVLDDRVSGGVEMNKSMSHADNAGGKYILRFTGATQGAKPSAAFALDDKAIPADAQGGWSLAASATDVDGDNLPELYIGNDFGHDRLLYNKSRPGHVEFAEVKGVRGPNEPKSKVLGNDSFKGMGVDFADLDHDGLYDLYVSNITTSWGIEESHFQFMNTAENTADLRGRLQGGEAPWVDRSAQAGTAWSGWGWDVKIADYNNSGESVITQATGFVKGDVNRWPQLQELATSNDELLKHPSFWPNMVAGDDVGGDHTLHFWAKGSDGRYTDLAPRLGLAVPVPTRGIATGDADGDGKLDFAVARQWEQPIFYHNVSPDSGSYLNLKLVHDKASADGPLEAAGTAAIGAQITVVTPDGKKYMDRVDGGSGHSGKRSHEIQIGLGKVTGPVKVSLQWRDLTGTIRTQEVQPTPGSHTFQLGAQAKEK; via the coding sequence ATGACCGCGACCTTGGGCTGGCTCCGCAAGCAGCTTGCGGGCATCGTGGCGCTGGTGCTGATGGCGGGACTGTTCGTGGTGGCCCAGCTGCCCACGGTCTCGACCGCCGAGGCCGACACGATGGCCTCGAAGTACGCGTTCGAACCGCTGACGATCGCCTTGCCGGAGGCGGCCAAGAGCCAGTCGATCCGGACGGTGAACAAGGACTACGAGCACATCCGGGCCTGGATCTCCTCGGTCGGTGCCGCGATCGCGGTCAACGACCTCGACGGGGACAAGCTCGCGAACGACCTGTGCTTCGTCGACCCGCGCAGCGACCAGCTGGTGATCACCCCGACGCCGGGCAAGGGCGGCGACCGCTACGCGCCGTTCGCGCTCGACGCGGCACCGCTGCCGATGGGCAAGTACATCGCGCCCATGGGGTGTGTGCCCGCGGACTACAACGAGGACGGCCGGGTCGACCTGCTGGCCTACTACTGGGGCCGGACCCCGATCCTGTTCCTCTCGAAGCCGGGCGCGACCAAGCTCGAACCCAAGGCCTACGAGCCGGTGGAACTGGTGCCGGGCAACAACTCCAAGAACGGTGAATACTCCGGTCCACTGTGGAACACCAACGCCGCCTCGGTCGGTGACTTCGACGGCGACGGCCACCAGGACATCTTCATCGGCAACTACTTCCCCGACAGCGCGGTGCTGGACGACCGCGTCTCCGGCGGGGTCGAGATGAACAAGTCGATGTCGCACGCCGACAACGCGGGCGGCAAGTACATCCTGCGGTTCACCGGCGCCACCCAGGGCGCGAAGCCGAGCGCGGCGTTCGCCCTCGACGACAAGGCCATCCCGGCCGACGCCCAGGGCGGCTGGTCGCTCGCGGCCAGCGCGACCGACGTCGACGGGGACAACCTGCCGGAGCTCTACATCGGCAACGACTTCGGGCACGACCGCCTGCTGTACAACAAGTCCCGTCCCGGTCACGTCGAATTCGCCGAGGTGAAGGGGGTTCGCGGGCCCAACGAGCCGAAGTCGAAGGTGCTCGGCAACGACTCCTTCAAGGGCATGGGCGTCGACTTCGCCGACCTCGACCACGACGGGCTCTACGACCTGTACGTCAGCAACATCACGACGTCGTGGGGGATCGAGGAAAGCCACTTCCAGTTCATGAACACCGCCGAGAACACCGCGGATCTGCGGGGCAGGCTGCAGGGCGGCGAGGCACCGTGGGTGGACCGCAGCGCACAGGCGGGCACCGCGTGGTCCGGCTGGGGCTGGGACGTGAAGATCGCCGACTACAACAACAGCGGCGAATCGGTGATCACGCAGGCCACCGGATTCGTCAAGGGCGACGTCAACCGCTGGCCGCAGCTGCAGGAGCTGGCGACGTCGAACGACGAACTGCTGAAGCACCCGTCGTTCTGGCCGAACATGGTGGCCGGTGACGACGTCGGCGGCGACCACACCCTGCACTTCTGGGCCAAGGGTTCCGACGGCCGCTACACCGACCTGGCCCCGCGCCTCGGTCTGGCCGTCCCGGTGCCCACTCGCGGTATCGCCACCGGTGACGCCGACGGCGACGGCAAGCTCGACTTCGCCGTGGCCCGCCAGTGGGAGCAGCCGATCTTCTACCACAACGTCAGCCCCGATTCCGGGTCGTACCTGAACCTGAAGCTGGTGCACGACAAGGCTTCGGCCGACGGTCCGCTCGAGGCGGCGGGCACCGCGGCGATCGGCGCGCAGATCACCGTCGTCACCCCCGACGGCAAGAAGTACATGGACCGCGTCGACGGTGGCAGCGGCCACTCCGGCAAGCGCAGCCACGAGATCCAGATCGGACTCGGCAAGGTCACCGGGCCGGTGAAGGTGAGCCTGCAATGGCGCGACCTGACCGGGACCATCCGCACCCAGGAGGTCCAGCCGACCCCGGGCAGCCACACGTTCCAGCTCGGCGCTCAGGCTAAGGAGAAGTGA
- a CDS encoding enediyne biosynthesis protein: MAEQTLTAPKSNKTITALRRFAISITVFNIIGYTVLGFEQPYTYPFIALATAYTTEILLEIIGARAQGRPVRFRGNGFKGLVEFLFPAHITGLALNMLTYVNDQVLVMIFGVVVAVGAKWVLQAPVRGRLRHYMNPSNFGITIILLVFPWASIAPPYHFTEQVDSWVGWLIVGIIIVSGTVLNAMLTQRMWLIGAWLITFALQAIIRGLVFDTAIPGALGMMTGVAFVLYTNYMVTDPGTTPSKPASQVLFGSGVAIAYGFFMVVHVAYGLFLATALVCLIRGMFLWGLHFSKKATEKWEADQAKSAEVTSLPKPAEKPETGAVAA, from the coding sequence ATGGCTGAGCAGACACTCACCGCACCCAAGAGCAACAAGACGATCACGGCCCTTCGCCGGTTCGCGATCTCGATCACCGTCTTCAACATCATCGGCTACACCGTGCTCGGTTTCGAGCAGCCCTACACCTATCCGTTCATCGCGCTGGCGACGGCGTACACCACGGAAATCCTGCTGGAGATCATCGGCGCCAGGGCGCAGGGCCGTCCGGTCCGCTTCCGCGGCAACGGGTTCAAGGGGCTGGTGGAGTTCCTTTTCCCGGCACACATCACCGGTCTCGCGCTGAACATGCTGACGTATGTCAACGACCAGGTGCTGGTCATGATCTTCGGTGTGGTGGTCGCCGTCGGTGCCAAGTGGGTCCTCCAGGCCCCGGTGCGCGGCCGGCTCCGCCACTACATGAACCCGTCGAACTTCGGCATCACGATCATCCTGCTGGTGTTCCCGTGGGCGAGCATCGCGCCGCCGTACCACTTCACCGAGCAGGTCGACTCGTGGGTCGGCTGGCTGATCGTCGGCATCATCATCGTGTCGGGCACGGTGCTCAACGCGATGCTGACCCAGCGGATGTGGCTGATCGGCGCCTGGCTGATCACCTTCGCGCTGCAGGCGATCATCCGTGGCCTGGTGTTCGACACCGCGATCCCCGGCGCGCTCGGGATGATGACCGGGGTGGCGTTCGTGCTCTACACGAACTACATGGTCACCGACCCTGGCACCACACCGTCGAAGCCCGCGTCGCAGGTCCTGTTCGGTTCGGGGGTGGCGATCGCCTACGGGTTCTTCATGGTGGTCCACGTGGCGTATGGCCTGTTCCTCGCCACCGCCCTGGTCTGCCTCATCCGCGGGATGTTCCTGTGGGGCCTGCACTTCTCCAAGAAAGCGACCGAGAAGTGGGAGGCCGACCAGGCGAAGTCGGCCGAAGTCACCAGCCTCCCGAAGCCGGCCGAGAAGCCGGAAACCGGGGCCGTGGCGGCATGA
- a CDS encoding cytochrome P450, with protein sequence MTHEAELSRAARPVPPGPPRRATFGLLKKLFTDRLALMSDSAEAHGDVVRIAIGPKTMYLVNHPELAKHVLADNAANYHKGIGLQEARRALGDGLLTSDGDVWKKQRRTIQPVFQPKRIARQASVVANEVERLVKHLRDTEGPVEILHEMTGLTLGVLGRTLLDADLGGFTSLGHSFEAVQDQAMFEAVTLSMVPQWAPLKKQLRFRESRADLRRIAEELVEQRLANPVEGGEDVLSRLIATDGTREQMRDELITLLLAGHETTASTLGWAFHLLDDHPGVAAKLRAEADAVLGDQLPTHDDLHRLPYTARVVEEVMRLYPPVWLLPRVAQADDEIGGYHIPAGSNVVVVPFTLHRHPAFWPEPEKFDPDRFDPDRPSGRPRYAYIPFGAGPRFCIGNSLGVMEAVFVLTMVLRDLELRKVPGYDVVPEAMLSLRVRGGLPMTVHTRNRR encoded by the coding sequence ATGACCCACGAGGCGGAACTCAGCCGGGCGGCGCGTCCCGTGCCGCCCGGCCCGCCGCGCCGGGCGACCTTCGGTCTGCTGAAGAAGCTCTTCACCGACCGGCTGGCGCTCATGTCGGATTCGGCGGAGGCGCACGGGGACGTCGTCCGGATCGCGATCGGGCCCAAGACGATGTACCTGGTGAACCACCCCGAGCTGGCGAAACACGTGCTCGCGGACAACGCGGCCAACTATCACAAGGGAATCGGCCTCCAGGAGGCGAGGCGGGCGCTCGGCGACGGGCTGCTCACCAGCGACGGCGACGTCTGGAAGAAGCAGCGCCGGACCATCCAGCCGGTGTTCCAGCCCAAGCGGATCGCGCGGCAGGCCTCGGTCGTCGCGAACGAGGTCGAACGGCTCGTGAAACACTTGCGGGACACCGAGGGGCCGGTGGAGATCCTGCACGAGATGACCGGGCTGACGCTCGGGGTGCTCGGCAGGACGCTGCTCGACGCGGACCTCGGCGGCTTCACGTCGCTGGGGCACTCCTTCGAGGCCGTGCAGGACCAGGCGATGTTCGAAGCGGTGACGCTGAGCATGGTCCCGCAGTGGGCGCCGCTGAAGAAACAGCTGCGGTTCCGGGAATCGCGGGCCGATCTGCGCCGGATCGCCGAGGAACTCGTCGAGCAGCGGCTGGCGAATCCGGTCGAGGGTGGCGAGGACGTGCTGTCCCGCCTCATCGCGACCGACGGGACCCGCGAGCAGATGCGGGACGAGCTCATCACCCTGCTGCTCGCCGGGCACGAGACGACGGCGAGCACCCTGGGCTGGGCGTTCCACCTGCTCGACGACCATCCCGGCGTCGCGGCGAAACTCCGTGCCGAGGCCGACGCGGTGCTGGGTGACCAGCTGCCGACGCACGACGATCTGCACCGGTTGCCGTACACGGCGAGGGTGGTCGAAGAGGTCATGCGGCTGTACCCGCCGGTGTGGCTGCTGCCGAGGGTGGCGCAGGCCGACGACGAGATCGGCGGCTATCACATCCCGGCGGGATCCAACGTCGTCGTCGTGCCCTTCACCCTGCACCGGCATCCGGCGTTCTGGCCGGAGCCGGAGAAGTTCGACCCGGACCGGTTCGATCCGGACCGGCCGAGCGGACGGCCCCGCTACGCCTACATCCCCTTCGGCGCCGGGCCGAGGTTCTGCATCGGCAACAGCCTCGGCGTGATGGAGGCCGTTTTCGTGCTGACGATGGTCCTGCGCGACCTCGAACTCAGGAAGGTCCCAGGCTACGACGTGGTCCCCGAGGCGATGCTGTCGCTGCGGGTCCGCGGCGGGCTGCCGATGACCGTGCACACCAGGAACAGGAGGTAG
- a CDS encoding DUF5987 family protein produces MDSDEQVEVSTLEAYADTIVPGEKRFPGDHAIAGASPGPGAVVAGALELLHTEATGVTVGLPYLAQALNEHAKIYAEQRALELDKGLPTFVALSFVDRTALVRSLTAPGHPEKDGWVSLALFCNMSFDSAAHKHTAEAIAEGHPGLLAMGYTAPDEDGLWRFPKFSYRRELARLHPDTTPSGSPA; encoded by the coding sequence GTGGATTCGGACGAACAGGTCGAGGTGTCCACTTTGGAGGCCTACGCGGACACGATCGTGCCGGGGGAGAAGCGGTTTCCCGGGGACCACGCGATCGCCGGCGCGTCACCGGGGCCGGGCGCGGTCGTGGCGGGCGCGCTCGAGCTGCTGCACACCGAGGCGACCGGGGTGACCGTCGGGCTGCCCTATCTGGCCCAGGCGCTCAACGAGCACGCGAAGATCTACGCCGAGCAGCGCGCCCTCGAACTCGACAAGGGGTTGCCGACGTTCGTCGCACTGTCCTTCGTGGACAGGACGGCGCTCGTGCGGTCGCTGACCGCGCCGGGGCATCCGGAGAAGGACGGCTGGGTCAGCCTCGCCTTGTTCTGCAACATGTCCTTCGACAGCGCGGCGCACAAGCACACCGCCGAAGCGATCGCCGAGGGACATCCCGGCCTGCTGGCGATGGGGTACACCGCGCCGGACGAAGACGGCCTGTGGCGGTTCCCGAAGTTCTCCTATCGTCGCGAACTGGCGCGACTCCACCCTGACACCACGCCTTCCGGGAGTCCCGCATGA
- a CDS encoding GMC family oxidoreductase, with product MNAHDETDVVIVGSGFGGSIPAYHLAAGGAKVTVLERGPWLETKEFEHDYLLGSSYTRAFDFVVGDGMSVLGGNCVGGGSVVYFAAMPRAPKFVFERHGGIGRRMWPSVLTRDTLEPWYDRVSESLPVSTQDWNDVSYAGGLWAALCDHSGRTANPAPVAVDNDRCVNCNFMMAGCRFDAKRSLLTNYLPAALAHGAKIRPLHEVQRIERIDDGDYRVHFNVVDDTDYRARTGSGTIDAKVVIIAAGAGATPVILQRSEAALGTMPHAVGRYFSGNGERLNTAIIDEERVREVLGLSREDGKVYEANHIGKGPTVANWDKLDGSLPEYERYSLEQLYFPPGLGTILAQVPDGDEPRWFGAQKKEILKKWSSWLTIFLMTEDDNEGVFGAPPPTGNAYRISQQMLGRGPLKYDPTPNTLHGWSLADAECKEILEKDGLAKVAPWTNDVVGAYTVHPLASCRIGDDPETSALHPNHELRDHPGIFVTDSASVPGALTVNPAMTIAALAERSVPGIVRALQARGVDVTYGAPAPDGSITGRRAVSKLSLVAGS from the coding sequence ATGAACGCTCACGACGAGACCGACGTCGTCATCGTCGGCAGCGGATTCGGTGGCTCCATCCCCGCCTATCACTTGGCCGCGGGCGGGGCGAAGGTCACCGTGCTGGAACGCGGGCCGTGGCTGGAGACGAAGGAGTTCGAGCACGACTACCTGCTCGGCTCGTCCTACACCAGGGCCTTCGATTTCGTCGTCGGCGACGGGATGAGCGTCCTCGGCGGGAACTGCGTCGGCGGCGGCAGCGTGGTGTACTTCGCCGCGATGCCGCGTGCGCCGAAGTTCGTGTTCGAGCGACATGGCGGCATCGGCCGCCGGATGTGGCCTTCGGTGCTGACGCGTGACACCCTGGAGCCTTGGTATGACCGGGTTTCGGAGTCGCTTCCGGTGTCCACACAGGACTGGAACGACGTCTCGTACGCGGGCGGGCTGTGGGCGGCGTTGTGCGACCACTCCGGCCGGACCGCGAACCCGGCGCCGGTCGCGGTGGACAACGACCGTTGCGTGAACTGCAACTTCATGATGGCGGGCTGCCGGTTCGACGCGAAACGCTCGCTGCTGACCAACTACCTGCCCGCCGCGCTCGCGCACGGTGCGAAGATCCGGCCACTGCACGAGGTCCAGCGGATCGAGCGGATCGACGACGGCGACTACCGCGTGCACTTCAACGTCGTCGACGACACGGACTACCGGGCGCGGACCGGCAGCGGGACGATCGACGCGAAGGTCGTCATCATCGCCGCGGGCGCCGGCGCGACCCCGGTGATCCTGCAGCGTTCGGAGGCGGCGCTGGGCACCATGCCGCACGCGGTCGGCCGGTACTTCTCGGGCAACGGTGAGCGGCTCAACACCGCGATCATCGACGAGGAGCGGGTCCGCGAGGTGCTCGGACTGTCCCGTGAGGACGGCAAGGTCTACGAGGCCAACCACATCGGCAAGGGCCCGACCGTGGCGAACTGGGACAAGCTCGACGGTTCGCTTCCGGAGTACGAGCGGTACTCGCTGGAGCAGTTGTACTTCCCGCCGGGGCTTGGCACGATCCTCGCGCAGGTGCCCGACGGGGACGAGCCGCGCTGGTTCGGCGCGCAGAAGAAGGAGATCCTCAAGAAGTGGTCGTCCTGGCTGACCATCTTCCTGATGACCGAGGACGACAACGAGGGTGTCTTCGGCGCGCCGCCGCCCACCGGCAACGCCTACCGCATCTCCCAGCAGATGCTCGGCCGCGGGCCGCTGAAGTACGACCCGACGCCGAACACCCTGCACGGCTGGTCGCTGGCCGACGCGGAGTGCAAGGAGATCCTCGAAAAAGACGGCTTGGCGAAGGTGGCGCCGTGGACCAACGACGTCGTCGGCGCGTACACCGTGCACCCGCTGGCGTCGTGCCGGATCGGTGACGACCCGGAGACCTCGGCGCTGCACCCGAACCACGAACTGCGCGACCATCCCGGCATCTTCGTGACCGACAGCGCCTCCGTGCCGGGCGCGCTGACGGTGAACCCGGCGATGACGATCGCGGCGCTGGCCGAGCGTTCGGTGCCGGGCATCGTGCGGGCGTTGCAGGCGCGCGGTGTCGACGTCACGTACGGCGCGCCCGCTCCGGACGGCTCGATCACCGGACGGCGTGCGGTGAGTAAGCTGTCGCTGGTGGCCGGGAGCTGA